ccaagcgaattggcccgcagtgtgaagccgccgaagacgaatatttgtccgggaagaaaagtttaaccctggactgcatcgttgttgatgatcgaaggagccatcgggcctaaaagcgacgacacagaggaactctcaatgaaagcaccaatgtcgatgtcaaaaccggcggatctcgggtagggggtcccgaactgtgcatctaggcggatggtaataggagacaagggacacaatgttttacccaggttcggaccctcttgatggaggtaaaaccctacgtcctgcttgattaatattgatgatatgggtagtacaagagtagatctaccacgagatcaagaaggctaaaccccagaagctagcctgtggtatgattgttgtgtgatgaagttctcctacggactaaaatcccccggtttatatagacaccggagagggttagggttacacaaagtcggttacaacggtaggagatcttgaatatccgcatcgccaagcttgccttccaagccaaggaaagtcccatccggacacgggacgaagtcttcaatcttgtatcttcatagtcctggagtccggctgaaggtatagtccgtctACCCGAacacccactaatccaggactccctcacatccctccagtcatctaagtgaagcatgatccgagttaactaggccgtgtccgatcatcacgtgagacggactagtcaacatcgatgaacatcttcatgttgatcgtatcttctatacgactcatgctcgacctttcggtcttctatgttcggaggccatgtatgtacttgctaggctcgtcaagtcaacctaagtgtattgcgtgtgtaaatctggcttacacccgttgtattcgaacgttagaatctatcacatccgatcatcacgtggtgcttcgaaacgacgaacctttgcaatggtgcacagttagggggaacactttcttgaaattattgcgagggatcatcttatttaagctaccgtcgttctaagcaaataagatgtaaaacatgataaacatcacatgcaatcaaatagtgacatgatatggccaatatcatttgctccttttgatctccatcttcggggctccatgatcatcgttgtcaccggcatgacaccatgatctccatcatcatgatctccatcatcgtgtcttcttgaagttgtctcgtcatctattacttctactactatggctaacgctttagcagtaaagtaaagtaattacacgacgtttatgttgacacgcatgtcataaataaataaagacaattcctatggctcctgccggttgtcatactcatcgagatgcaagtcgtgattcctattacaagaacatgatcatctcatacatcacatatacattcatcacatcctttggccatatcacatcacaaaacacttgctgcaaaaacaagttagacgtcctctaattgttgttgcaagtttttacatggctactataggtttctagcaagaacgtttcttacctacgccaaaaccacaacgtgaattgccaatttctatttacccttcataacgaccctgttcatcgaatccgatccgactaaagtaggagagacagacacccgccagccaccttatgcaactagtgcatgtcagtcggtggaaccagtctcacgtaagcgtacgtgtaaggtcggtccgggccgcttcatcccacgatgccaccgaatcaagataagactagtaacggcaagcaaattgacaatatcgacgcccacaactgctttgtgttctactcgtgcatagtaactacgcatagacctagctcgtgatgccactgttggggaatgtagcagaattttaaaattttctacgcatcaccaagatcaatctatggagtcatctagcaacgagggagagaagagtgcatctacatacccttgtagatcgcgcgcggaagcgttcaagagagcggggttgatggagtcgttctcgacgtgattcaaatcaccaatgacctagtgccgaacggacggcacctctgtgttcaacacacgtacgattaggaagacgtctccttcttcttgatccagcaaggggaaaggagaggttgatgaagatccagcagcacgacggcgtggtggtggatgcagcaggatcccgggagggtttcgccaagcgcaagctgggaggagaggtgttacgaaaggagagggaggcgccaagagcaagggtgcggctgccttcCCTcatcccctctttatataggggccttggggggggggagcgccggccctagggagatggatctccaagggggcggcggccaagggtggcttcccccccaagccaagtggggggcgcccccgcccctagggtttcccaaccctaggcgcagggcaggcccaagggggggggcgcaccagcccactaggggctggttcctcacccaattcagcccatggggccctccgggataggtggccccacccggtggacccccgggacccttccggtggtcccggtacaataccggtaacccccaaaaccttcccgatggccaaaacttgacttttcatatataaatctttacctccggaccattccagaactcctcgtgacgtccgggatctcatccgggactccgaacaactttcgggttactgcatactaatatctctacaaccctagcgtcaccgaaccttaagtgtgtagaccctacgggttcgggagacatgcatacatgaccgagacgcctctccggtcaataaccaacagccgaatctggatacccatgttggctcctacatgctccacgatgatctcatcggatgaaccacgatgtcgaggattcaatcaatccgtatacaattccctttgtcaatcggtatgttacttgccagagactcgatcgtcggtatcccaatacctcgttcaatctcgttaccggcaagtcactttactcgtgccgtaatgcatgatcccgtgatcaaccacttgatcacattgagctcattatgatgatgcattaccgagtgggcccagagatacctctccgtcatacggagtgacaaatcccagtcccgattcgtgccaacccaacagacactttcggagatacctgtagtgtacctttatagtcacccagttacgttgtgacgtttggcacacccaaggcacacctacggtattcgggagttgcacaatctcatggtctaaagaaaatgatacttgacattcggaaaagctacagcaaacgaactacacgatctttgagctatgcttaggattgagtcttgtccatcacatcattctcctaatgatgtgatcccgttatcaatgacatccaatgtccatagtcaggaaaccatgactatgttttgatcaacgagctagtcaactagaggcttactagggacgtgttgtggtctatgtattcacatatgtattacgatttccggataacacaattatagcatgaacaatagacaattatcatgaacaaagaaatataataataaccattttattattgcctctagggcatatttccaacaaatatttCATAATGCACTTGTACTGATAGGTGAATGatatttccctttttttattttggaGAAACGCTATTCTTGGATAATAAATACATGCACACTAATTAAGTTGGACCTGTGTCGGCGATTAGAGGTCAACTGCATTGGTCAATCAAGGAGAAACGACTTTCTATCCTAACGATATTTGTTGGGTCCTCGCTTGATTTCAAACTGTATCATCATATATAATATAATGTTTCGTTGTGTACCAACAAAACAAGAGTGCACTCGTTAAACTTCTGGCTAGTCTCATCAGATATTTTTCTTGCTTGAGGGCGCATCTTAACATTCCGTAATGTTTCGGAATATATGATATATATCAGCAAAATCCGGATGCACGAATCTCCAATATATTTCACGGTGCATATATAGATGCGCGCTGACCGTTCTTGCCCATCGAGGCGCAAACAAGTCTCCGAATACAATGTTCCATCCCGTCATTTCCGCTGCAAACAAGTCTCTGAAACATCGGTCTGTGCCGTGCCGTGCCGTGGGTGCTCTTCTACCTCAGTCTACTACTGTTTCTACGCTTGGGTATGGATATTCAGCAAGGTCGCCCTAGCCGGACGTTCAGCGGGTTACTACGCACAGGTGGTCCAAAGTAGTGACCTCTGACCGCGTGCAACTAAACTGAACGCGTCAATAAAAAGAAGCATccggaaaatccaaaacatccacaTTTGCACACACAATCGCATCGTTGACAAGTACTCCCTCGGTCCGGTGAAGAGTATACCAGTAGAAAACCGCATCCCCGGCCGCGTCGACAACCGTAGAAATTGCCTGCCCCCCTGGGTAGCATAGGCTAGCtacgatcgatcgatcgctcgacgAGCTATTCTTGCTCGACAACCGTAGAAATTACCTCCTCGTATTCTTGCCGATCGATCGCTCGACGAGCTAGCTATCTATCTCTGCGTCGTGGTTCGGAGAGAGCTATGTCGATGGGGTCGGTGAAGGAGGGGAGCCTGAAGCTGAGCGGCCACCACGTGGTGCCGTTCTTCCTCGGGGCAGCTCTGCCCACGATCCTCCTCTTCGTCTTGGCCTCCGACCGGGTGGGCGAGCAGCTGTCCAGCGTCTCCGGCAGCTGGCTGGGGAACAGCAACGGCGGGACCCCAGGGACGGCTCCGGCACCACAGCAACATGAGGTAATCAAGAAAGCAAGCCCATCGTATATTTATCCATGCACACGTGTTCACCTCCATCCCATGTTTTTATTTATCCATTTGCCCAGCTCTTGAGGGGGCTAAACACTTGCATGGaccttgttgagttgtgccctcagcagaaccttcgTACTTATGTGTAAGACTTGAGTGCGTGTGTTTGAACTAGTTCATGTATGTGTGCTctgtggcggtttgctttatttataaagcggggcgaaagtttTTTTCGATAAACACTTGCATGGATAAATTTCAGTAGGTACGATGAAGATTTTCCTTCTATGATAAATTTTATGTTATGAATACCAGACGGGTGATGTTAAGGAGTTGTTCGGCAATCCGCCCTCTCCCTGAAATTTAAGAATCTGCGGAGTACCTGTTCACTCTCTTCACGGTTTTTAACTGGAACTCCGCGTGCTCGGCGAGCGGCCTCATGGAGCGGAGGGACTCCGAACAGGCCCTAATTTCTCCATACGTTCCAAAATACATGTAGTTATAgtttgtcttaagtcaaacttcATCACATTTGACCAAGTCTATATAAGAATATACAAACATTTACAACACTAAAGTTGTTTCACTACATTCATCATAAAATATATTTGCATATTGTGCTGTATATATTTGATGGTGTGTGTATTAGCATTTTTTAATGTAAATCTGGTTAAATTAATGATGTTTAACTTGGGACAAAGCTAGAacttcaagtattttggaacggaaagAGTATGTATGATCGATCCAATGGCTCAAATCTATGATTGCTTCATCAAAATATCTTCGGAGCAAATCAATGTTTGGGCTCAAGGCGCAACACACACTATGTGGCCCGCTACGAAGAAGATAAGTGGCAAGCAGACATCGGGAGGATGAAagaagagaaaaggagagaagggagggGGTGAAGATGAGTGGGGCAACTAATCGTGTTGAGAGAATTAAGAGGTGCAAAGAGTCGGCGACTCAAGGAGGATGGACAAATAGTGGAAGAGCAAGAAGGTGATCAATAACGACAATGGAACCTCGTGGTAGGGATAAaggacagaggaggaagaaggatcgGGAGATGCTCTTACTTAGAAAAAACAGAGTACAATATACTTTGTTCCAGAATAACGAATTGAATTAAAGGGCTTGCTTTGACCCTTAGGAGTAGGTAACCCGTTCGCTATCCTTGTTTCTATTTCTATTGCATTCTATCTCATAGTATTGATTTCCATGCAAGTCAATTATTAGAATATTTGATCAAGATTATAGAATGAAATAAAAACCTCAGCAATACTTGatagataaaatatgaaactacttttcatgatggatcaaatgatataaattttgtatttttgatattgatatatttttctaaaaacttggtcaaacatgcactcgtttgacttttgaaaaacaAATATACTCCTAGTATAAAGGAACGGGTGAAGTATCAAGATTGATAAGGTCTAATTGTTTTTTTTTCTAGTATAATTTTGGCTTATTGTCAGTAAGGTGTCGTCTAAAAGCACGGCCAAAATGGGCTTTTGTACTCCTCGTTCAGTTCCACTTTTACAGACAGTGGACTAGCTTCACACGGAATTTCCTATTGGCCGCTCATTGCGGCAAAATGCCGCCGCTTCGCACATGGGAACGACCGAGTGACGCTGCTTGGGCCGGCCCACTTACATAGATACCTTAGGAACTGCCCAATCCGGTTTTgtaaaccttctagaaggttccctgaaccgggTTTTCGTTTCTTTTATCGGTTTGCTGGTTTTTTCacctttttttttctgtttctgtttcttttccttttcctttctttttgtttttcttttttctttttcaacaCAAGTTCGCAGTTCTACAAAATGTTTAGGATTTTCCGAAAAAGCAAAGAAATGTtcctattttttcaaaaaatgttcttgttttctaaAATTTGTTTCATAATTTCTAGAAATACATgaaagtttcaaaaaatgttcattttcTGCAAATTGTTTTCAAATTTCCAAAACTTTCATGTTTTCTGatttttgttcataaattcaatAAATGCTccgaaatttcaaaaaatgttcgtgttttttaAACTATTCAGAATATTAAAatatgttcctgttttcaaatgATATTctgcaatttaaaaaaaatgttcatgcttctgAAAAACTGTTCAACAAGTCAAGAAATGTTACCAATATAGAAAACTATTCATAATATTAAAAATTGTCTCAGAAATCCAAAtattgttcgtgttttcaaaaaatgttctgaaatttcaaaaaatgttcaagctTTTAAAAAATTATTTAACAATTCAAAACATGAACACATTTTCAATTTTTGTTCTCAAAATTCTATAATTGTTCGagcttttaaaaaaatgttcaggaatttcaaaTTATCTTTGCGCTTTACAAAAATTGTTCCCATTATTCAATTTTTTGTTCTCAAAAGTCAATAAATGTTCGCTATTTCAGTCAATGTTCAAGAATTCCATAATTTGTTTTGCCGAAATATGTTCacgcttttattttattttttggaatttgtcCGAGTTTTTCAAATTTTTGTCTTCTTTATTCAAACTTTGTGCGTTGCTATAAAAAATAACAATTTCCGAGGAAAGTTCGAACTATATCAAAAAAGCTGTCCGGGTTCTTTTATACCGCCACGCTCTGATTTTTCACAAGTACTTGTTAGGTCAACTGGTTAGCTCTCTCCGACCGTTGTTGTAGGTGTTGAGTTCCAAGGAAAACGTTTGTTTAAAGTCGGATGAAAAGAACGAAACGCAAGCCGCTCCCGTTGATCGACACGTGTCCTCTCGCCCTCCACCGCTTCGCTCAGCCGGCCTTATCTCTTCACCCCGTCTCTCCTCCACACGTTTTCATCCCCGCTCACTTTTTTCTCTTTCCCATCTCTGCTCGCGAGAAGAGGAGAGCCCCCATGGCGTACTTCGGCCACGGTGCTGCGAAAAAGGGAGCGACGGCTCCACCACGCTCCTGCATCCCACCACAAATGGAGAGACGGCGAAGTCCGCACGCCACCGCCGCGGCGTTGCATCCTCGAGGGTGCGACGCAACGCGTACGGGGGAGGCGCTCGCTCGTCGGTACCGCCGGCGATGCGCCGCGCTCGTCGACGACCATCTGTGCTCCAATGCAGAGCAACGCATCCATGGCCACAGCATTGCGATACAACCTGCTGATGCTGCAAGTCGCCGGTGGCGGAGCTGCATTGGAGAGCTCTTGGGGCCATTGGAGCTCCACCGCGGCTGCAGTGAAGCGTCGCCGGAGGGTCAGGGTTGCAATATAGCATCACCGGAGCTGCAGTGAAGCACGCCAGAGGGTCGTCGGGGTTGCAATGGAGCGTCGCCAGGAGCTGCAGTAAAGCAGGCCGGAGGGTCGTCGGGGTTGCAATGGAGCGTCGCCGGAGCTGCAATGAAGCACGCCGGAAGGTCGTCGGGGTTGCAATGGAGCGTTGCCGGAGCTGCAGTGAAGCACGCCGGAGGTTGCAATGGAGCGTCGGCGGCGCCACCAGTGCTGCCATGGAAGCTGCTGTGCTTGGTACAGGGAAGGAAGACGAGATTTGTGCTGCGATCCAACTGCTGCGCTGCGTACATGGAAGGAAGACGAGGCTGTGCTACGATCCAACGGCAACCCCCGTCAGATCGGACGGCTGGTTAGGCGGATGATTTCCCGAGGAAATCATCCGACTTATTCGAATCCTGGTGACAGAGACTCTGCCTGCATTTCCGTTTTTTTAACATCAATGCGCTCACTACATCANNNNNNNNNNNNNNNNNNNNNNNNNNNNNNNNNNNNNNNNNNNNNNNNNNNNNNNNNNNNNNNNNNNNNNNNNNNNNNNNNNNNNNNNNNNNNNNNNNNNNNNNNNNNNNNNNNNNNNNNNNNNNNNNNNNNNNNNNNNNNNNNNNNNNNNNNNNNNNNNNNNNNNNNNNNNNNNNTTGACGCAAAATGCGTTGAATAGGAGCTCCCGCTTCACACACCCCTAACGGGCCCTTTGCACCGTACTTATGTTTCAGTTTCTAAATGAGCCCATTTTATTATCTCGCGCGCAGGCGGAGAGATTCCCGGGCCTGGCCCAGCTGCTGCCGAAGGTGTGCACGGAGGACCGGACGGTGATCATCACGTCGGTGAACGAGGCGTGGGCGCGGCCGGGCTCCCTCCTGGACCTCTACCTCGAGAGCTTCAAGAACGGCGAGGACACCGCGCACCTCCTCGACCACCTGCTCGTGGTCGCCCTCGACCCGGCCGGCTTCCGCCGGTGCGCCGCCGTGCACCCGCACTGCTACCTCCTCGAGGTGACCACCGTGAACCtcacctccgccgcccggttcatgtccaagCAGTACCTCGAGCTGGTGTGGACCAAGCTGGAGCTCCAGCAGCGCGTCCTCGAGCTCGGCTACAACTTCCTCTTCACCGTACGTGAGATTGAACGCCACAACACCACAAGCACAACTAATCAATGGTGATTTATATCTATCGCTTGCATGTACCGTAGGACGCCGACATGATCGTgctccggaacccgttccggcggaTCCCGGTGTACGCGGACATGAGCGTGTCCTCCGACGACTACTCGGCGGCGCGGGCGCGCCCGCTGGACAACCCGCTCAACACGGGGCTCTACTACGTGAAGGCGACGAGCCGGGGCGTGCGCATGCTCAAGTACTggcgggcggcgcgggcgaggtTCCCCGGCGCGCACGACCAGTCGGTGTTCGGCAACATCAAGCGCGAGCTCGTCCAGAAGCTGGGGGTCACCATCGAGCCCCTGGACACGGTCTACTTCGGCGGGTTCTGCGAGTACCACGACGACCTCGCCAGCGCCTGCACCATGCACGCCGACTGCTGCGTCGGCGTGGACAACAAGGTGCACGACCTCAGGGACGTGGTCGCCGACTGGAGGAGGTACCGGGGCATGGCGCCGGAGGAGAGGAAGAGGGACGGCCGGAATATGACATGGACGGTGCCCGCCCGGTGCCGGAGGTCCGTGAACTGGCGCAAACCCGTGCACCCCTGATGGCAGCTGCAGATCGATTGATAACTGATATACTATGGTCTGTTGACGGCATTGCCCAGGATTTGTGCACACGTACTGAATAAATTGTTGAAAAAAAATACTCAATCAAGATGTTTATTTAGGCCCGGATGCAGCTGGTGTTTTCTGAATGTAAAGCTCTTGTTGCAAGCTTAACAAAGGTGGACGTGATCCATTGCTTCCGCGAAGCCAACAGTGTAGCAGATAGCTTAGCAAAATACTCCCTTAGTAATAGATCGTCTGAGGTTTGGGATAGCTCAATTCCGGACTTCATTTCTCATCTCACTGTACATGATCTCTctattatctctactcttataaaaaaaccgagttggtgatgatggtgtgcctgccatcttgtaatatagactgtccgatctatatctgatggatagaaagcaaactatgacaattttacaaaagatacccgcacctctctccgtatttacagataaggccttgcctcgttcatccttatctcccacaacctcattgctgagcaattaaaaaaggaagtctctagaacaatctagcatggtggccgctgccaccttccggcgccgtccatccccatgcctccgcccagtccgaccaccagtcaccaccacgctctattcctcctcaccttatctctcatctttcatttttttgatgaaattctcgagataccattttttcgatatttctcaagatatcattagtttttacacatgggattacgccTGCATGGATCAATCACAaccggtgttttgtaaaaaaaatgcatcttgatgttccgtgcaatgcacgggcatcttgctagtccgagGAATAAAGTTCTTTTCCCGTCAAAAAATTTGTTGAGAAAATACGTTTAGTTTTGAAGAGTTTGAGAGAGGAACAGTAGTGCAGTTTCAGAGGGAGGCCCGTGGAGATTCTTTCAGGAAACTGCCGCAAACTGCTACTTTGAATGGGTTCAGAAGCACCTGCCAAACAACAATGTCTCTTGATCGAGCTGATTTCTTTTCAAATAAATGAATGCGAGTTTGTATgactggatggaaaaggagcaGAAAACCTCAAGCGGATTCCCCTGCATTGTACAGAAAAGCCTGCATTCTATATGCATGGGTTTACACAGGCAGTTCAGACACAACAGAAAACAGCAAATGAGGAGTAACAGGTCATGGGATATAGGCAAAGAAGAACAGACAAAATATAGTCCGAGTAAATAAACCTAGAAAAAATACTGACAGAAAACAATATGATCCTTGTGGCCACCAATCAAATTGTTCTGGGTAACCCTTGTCAGGCCATTATCAGAATGAGCTTCAGGTCAGTTGATGAAACCACAAAACTAACGGTTCCAAACATGATCCCCAAAATATCATCACTGCTGAAGGATAATTTGTGAAGAGAACGAAAAACATGCTAAATCAGGCAAACTGAAAGTGCATTCTCATTGTCACCTCAACGCAGGTACTCGAGTAAGTTATTTGGTCTCTACTAGACAGTCATCCGGAAAGTAGTCTCTGGTCTGGAGGATCATTCACCTCACACTTATCCAAGGTACATAACTAGGGACTTGCAGAAGGAGATGCAGACTGGAGCCCTAGAAATTCTTGCTGGCGTACTTGTCAGGTTCATCATCCTTGAAGAGGTCGTCCATGACATCGTCATTCTTGGCGCTTTCAAAGCTGGAACCAGGGGTGCCAAGGGAGAACTCATCACCACTGGTGGAACCTGCAGGAGCACCATGGTTTCCAGCTGGGTTTCCACCGAAACCACGGTCACCACCAAAGTTGCCGGCAGCAAAGTTGTCGCCGCCAGCAGGAGCaaagccgccgccaccaccactgtTGCCACCATAACCACCTCCTCCATAGCCACCACCGCCATATCCTCCTCCAaagccgccaccaccacctccataaCCAGCACCATTACGGAAGCCAGCGGTCCTCTCAGTGGCAGCACTAACCCGTAGGTTGCGTCCATGTAGATCCTGAGATAAGGAAGAAATAAGTTGATGGGCAACATTAGATGCAAAGCTTTGAAACTTATATGAATCATTGCATgttcttgaaactgaaactcccacAGTAAACCTGTCAAGGGAAGGTGATGAAAAAAATTGTAGTAAGCTCACTCAGTGATGAACTTGACATAATTACATTTTCCTAACAGGCTAGCAGAGCATTAAGAAAGATGATGTGGCAGAATTCACGACTTTTTTTGCTATTATAACATCAATATCACAGTTCCCAATACTTCCATTACATGCTAGAGTTATCCAACTTGAATCGGATTGCAGTGATAACTGATGTACACCACATATCTCATTCTTTGTTATTAAAGACACAGCCATGACATCCAGGGAAGTACAACGAACTTCCAACCAATCAACAGGAGTTTCACCATCATTAATGTAGAATACGCAGTTAAAAAACAAGCTTAAGAAACATTGCTTTGATGGAGAGAATTGGGGCAAGATATAGTTCTAACAAATTTATCCTGGTCTGAAATTTCTCAGCTAAACATAGAGTAATTAGACTAATATCAGAAAGCACAGCACCAAAAAAATCTGTTAGAGTTCATCCCGATTATGATTTTACCTTTCCGTCCAAGGCCATGATGGCAGATGAAGCCTGTTCTTCTGCTGCATAAGTTATAAAGCCAAAACCTCTAGACCTTCCAGTGTCGCGATCTACGATAATCTTAGCTGGAAAGAACAAagcaaaaaggaagaaaaaaccaTTACCAAAACAGCAGCCCAAGATGAGCACAGAGAAAGATTAAGAACTGCATACCATCAATAATTTCTCCATAATGGGAAAAGGCATCTCTCAGACTGCCCTCGTCTGTGTTAAAGGAAAGCCCTGCAACAATTACTCATGGCAGTCAGAGAACAGCATCGCAGCAGAACAACTGATTTTTGAACAGATCATCAACAGAGGTATAAGCTGTACGGAGGTCAAACCTCCAACGAAGAGCTTCGATGATGACATGCATCTTATTGCCTGATAGAGAGTCGGATTCGAGCTAGTGGCCTTCTTGAGCAGATTACCAAGCTTATTAACCAAGGCCATAGCTTCAATCTGCAGCAGGACGAGACGTCAAAACACAGAACATGTAAGGAAAGTTGATTCTTTAATGCAATGCCAGATTGCCGGTTGAGGAACAGGTAAGTACTTGGCACTTAGCAGCTAAGTTACACGGGACGGGGATACGAACACTGAATATACCGGTAGACGGCATTTCCCCAAAACACGAATTCAAGGATACGTGAGTGTgtgctcttttttattttttattcttgaGAAGGAGAACACAACATGTGACAATACTACAAAATAGTGTCAACGGATTTTCGTCGTTCCCCTTTCCTAGGCTCTTCATTTCTCAAATTTTCATTAGGCTCCCAAGCAGCAAGCATCATCATATAGATATAGACAGCCAGACACATATACAGATGAATAATACAGTACAAATTAGCAAATTGGGAGCTGCCAATCAGACCTATTCCCAATTACAGGCCGAGCCAACCCACTACTGCTGCCGCTGTTGCCATTCCTGTTTCTCTCTCTGCTCGGCGTAAGCAGCCAGGCACGCACCGAGCAGGGCGAGCACACACTACGGCAGAGAAAAACAGAGAGGGGAATGAGAGAGCCGGGGAGGAGGTCACCTGCTTCCTGCTGCAGTGGAGGACGGAGGCGGCGAGGGGCGGAGGATCctggaggcggcggcgaggggcggaggatcctggaggcggcggcgaggggcggaggGTCCTGGAGGCGGCGGCGCGTGTAGACCTGGCAGGTGCGTCTCGTCGTCCCTTCGCTCTGAGTCTGTGACCTAGGCAGTAGTGGACTGGACACTTGTTTCGTGGGTATGCAATTGGGCTGAAATCTTTTGGGCTTTCGGGTTGAAATTTACTGGGCT
The Triticum dicoccoides isolate Atlit2015 ecotype Zavitan chromosome 3A, WEW_v2.0, whole genome shotgun sequence genome window above contains:
- the LOC119270105 gene encoding glycine-rich RNA-binding protein 2, mitochondrial-like, whose protein sequence is MALVNKLGNLLKKATSSNPTLYQAIRCMSSSKLFVGGLSFNTDEGSLRDAFSHYGEIIDAKIIVDRDTGRSRGFGFITYAAEEQASSAIMALDGKDLHGRNLRVSAATERTAGFRNGAGYGGGGGGFGGGYGGGGYGGGGYGGNSGGGGGFAPAGGDNFAAGNFGGDRGFGGNPAGNHGAPAGSTSGDEFSLGTPGSSFESAKNDDVMDDLFKDDEPDKYASKNF
- the LOC119272707 gene encoding uncharacterized protein At4g15970-like, producing the protein MSMGSVKEGSLKLSGHHVVPFFLGAALPTILLFVLASDRVGEQLSSVSGSWLGNSNGGTPGTAPAPQQHEAERFPGLAQLLPKVCTEDRTVIITSVNEAWARPGSLLDLYLESFKNGEDTAHLLDHLLVVALDPAGFRRCAAVHPHCYLLEVTTVNLTSAARFMSKQYLELVWTKLELQQRVLELGYNFLFTDADMIVLRNPFRRIPVYADMSVSSDDYSAARARPLDNPLNTGLYYVKATSRGVRMLKYWRAARARFPGAHDQSVFGNIKRELVQKLGVTIEPLDTVYFGGFCEYHDDLASACTMHADCCVGVDNKVHDLRDVVADWRRYRGMAPEERKRDGRNMTWTVPARCRRSVNWRKPVHP